In Argiope bruennichi chromosome 4, qqArgBrue1.1, whole genome shotgun sequence, a single window of DNA contains:
- the LOC129966729 gene encoding histidine-rich glycoprotein-like, which translates to MKINMKLSLILLIAAVMYVAAEPEPEPEPGHHGDEKVIVIREKGEQKHHHHHKHHHEHSHEHGHKHGHEHKHGHEHKHEHGHKHGHLHKHGHEHKHGHAHKHEHGHKHEHGHKHEHGHKHEHGHKHEHGHKHEHGHEHAHAHKHGHEHKHGHEHKHEHGHQHGHLHKHEHGHKHGHHHSHGHKHEHGHKHEHGHKHGHEHKHEHGHKHEHGHKHEHGHKHGHAHKHEHGHKHGHEHEHGHKHGHAHKHGHEHGHKHIHGHKHGHEHKHGHEHKHVHGHKHEHGHSHGHGHKHGHAHQHEHGHKHGHAHKHGHGHKHGHGHGHEHKWHGIISGHAHSLPAEAHGFDIPAVEDHEFKNLPEISHGHGLDVGGNSDIEITPHHGDVFQHDLFEGKTSEADASFPEFNSGINHDSFFSAGHGAQEYPTFRSQGLRGDPIFAKLGLSSVDRSGAFVKV; encoded by the exons ATGAAGATCAACATGAAACTTAGTTTGATTCTACTAATTGCGGCTGTAATGTACGTTGCCGCTGAACCAGAGCCAGAACCTGAACCTGGACA TCATGGAGATGAGAAGGTTATAGTCATCAGAGAGAAAGGCGAGCAAAAACATCACCATCATCATAAGCATCATCACGAGCATAGTCATGAACATGGCCATAAACATGGACATGAGCATAAACACGGACACGAGCACAAACATGAACATGGTCACAAACACGGACATTTGCACAAGCATGGACATGAGCATAAACACGGTCATGCTCACAAGCACGAACATGGTCATAAGCATGAGCATGGACATAAGCACGAACATGGCCACAAACATGAGCACGGACATAAGCACGAGCACGGTCACAAGCATGAACATGGTCACGAACACGCACATGCACATAAGCATGGTCACGAACACAAACATGGACATGAACACAAACATGAACACGGACATCAACACGGTCATTTACATAAGCATGAACATGGGCATAAACACGGACATCACCACAGCCATGGACACAAGCACGAACATGGTCACAAACACGAACATGGACACAAGCATGGACATGAACACAAACACGAGCATGGGCATAAACACGAACACGGGCACAAACATGAACATGGACATAAACACGGTCACGCCCATAAGCATGAACACGGTCATAAGCATGGTCATGAACATGAGCATGGTCATAAACATGGACACGCTCACAAACACGGCCACGAGCATGGTCATAAGCATATTCACGGTCATAAGCACGGACATGAACATAAACATGGTCATGAACACAAACATGTACATGGTCACAAGCATGAGCACGGACATAGTCATGGGCATGGACACAAACATGGACATGCTCACCAACATGAACATGGACACAAACACGGGCATGCTCACAAACATGGACATGGACATAAACACGGACATGGCCATGGTCATGAACACAAATGGCACGGAATCATCTCTGGTCATGCTCATTCCCTTCCTGCTGAAGCTCACGGATTCGATATTCCTGCAGTTGAAGACCATGAATTCAAAAATCTTCCGGAAATCAGCCATGGGCATGGACTTGATGTGGGTGGCAATTCAGACATTGAAATCACACCTCACCACGGAGATGTATTCCAACATGACCTTTTTGAAGGCAAGACTAGCGAAGCCGATGCATCTTTTCCAGAATTCAATTCTGGAATCAACCATGATTCATTCTTCTCTGCTGGACATGGAGCACAAGAGTACCCTACATTCAGAAGCCAAGGCCTTCGTGGTGATCCTATTTTTGCTAAACTTGGACTGTCTTCTGTTGACAGGAGTGGTGCTTTcgtcaaagtttaa
- the LOC129966070 gene encoding enoyl-CoA delta isomerase 1, mitochondrial-like isoform X1, protein MLFKMRPFQIYGKLSAPKLNHLFKVGTYNCVRNLVNVIQDEKNGTARVMLQKPPVNSLSLEMLNELTSTIKDLEEKKLRGIIISSDSSRVFCAGLDITELYKPSEERLRIFWKAFQTFWKTLYSTPLVTVAAVNGHAPAGGCVMVLSCDHSIMVNSDVRIGLNESLLGFAAPKWVRLLLVNACKNRAAEHALKISKLFTPKEALDFGIVDELVDSSSDLLPKAEEALNQLLKVPALAFQKEKLSFRKPFVDDLISYEDQDTDDVVKVFLQDETQNIIGKYLENLKTKKK, encoded by the exons ATGTTGTTTAAAATGAGACCATTTCAAATATATGGTAAATTATCTGCTCCCAAACTTAATCATTTGTTTAAAGTAGGAACCTACAATTGCGTTAGAAATTTAGTTAATGTAATTCAAGATGAAAAGAATG gcACTGCACGAGTAATGCTACAGAAGCCTCCTGTCAATTCTTTAAGTTTGGAAATGCTTAATGAACTAACATCAACTATAaaagatttggaagaaaaaaagctTAGAGGAATAATTATATCATCA GATTCCTCCAGAGTGTTTTGTGCTGGACTGGATATTACAGAATTATACAAACCTTCTGAAGAAAGGCTTAGAATCTTCTGGAAAGCTTTCCAAACGTTTTGGAAAACACTGTACTCGACACCTCTTGTAACTGTTGCTGCTGTTAAT ggTCATGCTCCAGCTGGAGGTTGTGTTATGGTTTTGAGCTGTGATCATAGCATTATGGTGAACTCTGATGTTCGAATTGGGTTGAATGAAAGTTTATTG gGTTTTGCTGCTCCTAAATg ggtCCGCTTACTTCTTGTAAATGCTTGTAAAAATCGTGCAGCTGAACATGCTCTCAAGATAAGTAAACTATTTACTCCAAAAGAAGCTTTGGATTTTGGTATTGTGGATGAGCTTGTTGATTCCTCTTCAGATCTTCTTCCTAAAGCTGAAGAAGCTTTGAACCAGCTTTTAAAAGTTCCAG CTTTAgcttttcagaaagaaaaattaagttttcgcAAGCCATTTGTTGATGACCTGATATCCTATGAAGACCAAGACACTGATGATGTAGTTAAAGTTTTTCTTCAAGatgaaactcaaaatattataggaaaatatttagaaaatttaaaaacaaagaagaagTAA
- the LOC129966070 gene encoding enoyl-CoA delta isomerase 1, mitochondrial-like isoform X2: MLFKMRPFQIYGTARVMLQKPPVNSLSLEMLNELTSTIKDLEEKKLRGIIISSDSSRVFCAGLDITELYKPSEERLRIFWKAFQTFWKTLYSTPLVTVAAVNGHAPAGGCVMVLSCDHSIMVNSDVRIGLNESLLGFAAPKWVRLLLVNACKNRAAEHALKISKLFTPKEALDFGIVDELVDSSSDLLPKAEEALNQLLKVPALAFQKEKLSFRKPFVDDLISYEDQDTDDVVKVFLQDETQNIIGKYLENLKTKKK; encoded by the exons ATGTTGTTTAAAATGAGACCATTTCAAATATATG gcACTGCACGAGTAATGCTACAGAAGCCTCCTGTCAATTCTTTAAGTTTGGAAATGCTTAATGAACTAACATCAACTATAaaagatttggaagaaaaaaagctTAGAGGAATAATTATATCATCA GATTCCTCCAGAGTGTTTTGTGCTGGACTGGATATTACAGAATTATACAAACCTTCTGAAGAAAGGCTTAGAATCTTCTGGAAAGCTTTCCAAACGTTTTGGAAAACACTGTACTCGACACCTCTTGTAACTGTTGCTGCTGTTAAT ggTCATGCTCCAGCTGGAGGTTGTGTTATGGTTTTGAGCTGTGATCATAGCATTATGGTGAACTCTGATGTTCGAATTGGGTTGAATGAAAGTTTATTG gGTTTTGCTGCTCCTAAATg ggtCCGCTTACTTCTTGTAAATGCTTGTAAAAATCGTGCAGCTGAACATGCTCTCAAGATAAGTAAACTATTTACTCCAAAAGAAGCTTTGGATTTTGGTATTGTGGATGAGCTTGTTGATTCCTCTTCAGATCTTCTTCCTAAAGCTGAAGAAGCTTTGAACCAGCTTTTAAAAGTTCCAG CTTTAgcttttcagaaagaaaaattaagttttcgcAAGCCATTTGTTGATGACCTGATATCCTATGAAGACCAAGACACTGATGATGTAGTTAAAGTTTTTCTTCAAGatgaaactcaaaatattataggaaaatatttagaaaatttaaaaacaaagaagaagTAA